From the Kribbella sp. CA-293567 genome, the window ACCCGGCCGCGCAGGCGATGTTCGACATCGACGAGTACGTCGCCTCGGCGGCCGTCCGCGCCGAGGCGTGGAAGTTCCGCCTGGCCGGAGCCGCCTGGGACGCCGAGCCCAACGCCGGCCATCGGGCCCTCGTCGAGCTCGAGCGTCAGGGGCGGCTGACCGGCCTGATCACTCAGAACGTCGACGGCCTGCACCAGAAGGCGGGCTCCTCCCCCGCGCTCGTCCACGAACTGCACGGCACGGTCTGGTTCGTCGACTGTCTCAGCTGCGGCCGCCGGATCCCCATGACGGAGGTGACGCCCAGGCTCGCGGCGGGCGACGAGGACCCGGCCTGCGAGATCTGCGGCGGCATCCTCAAGTCGGCCACCGTCTCCTTCGGACAATCACTCGACCAGCAGGTCCTGGACGCCGCCACGGCCGCCACCCAGCAGGCCGACCTCTTCCTGGCGATCGGTACCTCCCTCCAGGTGTACCCGGCGGCCGGCCTCTGCGATCTGGCCCTTCGAGCCGGTGTCCCGCTCGTCATCCTCAACGCCGAGCCCACCCCGTACGACGAGGAAGCCGCCGAGCTGATCAACGCTCCGATCGAGCAGGTGCTGCCCACGCTCGTCACCTGACCGCGACCTTCGAGGTCTTCCCCCGGTCCGAGTCCCGAGTTAGCGTCCCCGGCAGGTCGAAGTGGCGTGGGAGGGGACCGGAATGCGTGGATTCAGGCGATGGACCGCAGGCTTGACGGCAGTGGCGGTGGTCACGCTGGGACTGGGAACAGCGTCGGCGGCGACGGCGGACCGAGCAGCACAGACCCTGGCCGGACAGGCCGCCGCCGAGCGGGTGATCACGGTCGCCGGTTCGCTGCAGAGCGAGCTGGGCTGCCCGGGTGACTGGGATCCGGGTTGTGCCGCGACCAGTCTGGGCGCGGCCGCGCCGTACACGAAGGTCTTCGAGGTGCCCGCGGGCAGCTACGAGTTCAAGGTGGCGGTGAACGGCGGCTGGGACGAGAACTACGGCGCCGGTGGGGTGCTCAACGGCCCGAACATCCCGTTGCGGCTCGAGGGACCGGCCAGAGTCCGGTTCAGCTACGACGACACGACCCACGTGGTCTCGATGAAGCCGGTCGTCCTGGCGGGCCCGTCCGTGACTCCGGCCGACCGGCAGTTCGCCTCGCCGAGCCTGCGGCAGAGCCTGACCAAGGAACGGTTCTACTTCCTGATGGCCGACCGGTTCGCCAACGGCAACCGGGCCAACGACGCCGGCGGCCTGACCGGCGACCGGCTGGCCACCGGCCTCGATCCGGCCGACAAGGGCTTCTACCACGGTGGCGACCTGGCCGGGGTGATGCAGAAGCTCGACTACATCAAGTCCCTCGGTACGACGTCCATCTGGCTGACGCCGTCGTTCAAGAACCGGCCGGTCCAGGGCGAGGGCGTCAACGCCAGCTCCGGCTACCACGGCTACTGGATCACCGACTTCACCCAGATCGATCCGCACCTGGGCACCAACGCGGAGATGAAGCAGCTGATCACGCTGGCGCACCGGAAGGGGATGAAGGTCTTCTTCGACATCATCACCAACCACACCGCCGACGTGATCGCCTACCAGTCCGGCCAGTACGGCTACGTGCCGAAGTCCACCTCGCCGTACAAGGATGCCCAGGGCAACGTCTTCGACGACAAGCAGTACGCCGCCGGCACCACCTTCCCGCCGCTGGACCCGCGGACGTCCTTCCCGAACGTGCCGGTCTTCAAGAACCCGGCCGACGCGGAAGTGAAGGTACCGGCCTGGCTGAACGATCCCACGCTCTACCACAACCGCGGCGACTCGACCTTCGCCGGTGAGTCCTCGGAGTACGGCGACTTCATCGGGCTGGATGACCTGTTCACCGAGCAGCCGAAGGTCCGCGACGGGCTGACCGACATCTACCGGACCTGGGCCGAGTTCGGTATCGACGGCTTCCGGATCGACACCGTCAAGCACGTCAACCTCGAGTTCTGGCAGAAGTTCTCGCCGGCCGTGCTGGCCGCCGCGAAGGCCAAGGGCACCAAGGACTTCTTCATGTTCGGCGAGGTCGCCGACGCCGACCCGAAGTTCATGTCGACCTACACCACCAGCGGCGCTCTGCAGGCGACGCTCGACTTCGGGTTCCAGCAGAGCGCGGTCTCCTTCGCGAAGGGCGACGCCACCACCAAACTGCGCGATCTGTACGCGGGAGACGACTACTACACCGACGCCGACTCGAACGCGTACCAGCTGCCGACCTTCCTCGGTAACCACGACATGGGCCGGGTCGGCACGTTCCTCAAGCAGGACGGGGCCAACGGCTCCGAACTGCTCGCCAGGGACAAGCTGGCACACTCGCTGATGTTCCTGACCCGGGGCCAGCCGGTGGTCTACTACGGCGACGAGCAGGGCTTCACCGGACCGGGTGGCGACAAGGACGCGCGGCAGGACATGTTCGCGACCAAGACCCCCGACTACATGGACGACGAGGTCGTCGACGGCACCGGGACGACGACGATCGGCAGCAAGGACCGCTTCGACACCAACGCGCCGATGTACAAGCACATCGCGGCGCTGCAGAAGCTGCGGGCGCAGTACCCGGCACTGGCCGACGGCACCCAGGTGCACCGCTACGCCTCCAACGCGGGCGGGCTGTATGCCTTCAGCCGTTACGGGAAGGACAACACCGAGTACGTCGTGGTCGCCAACAACGCTACGACGGCTAAGTCGGCGACAGTGCCGACGTACATGAAGAACAGCCGCTTCAAGCCGATCTACGGCGGCAGCGGGCAGCTCAAGACCGACCGCGAGGGACGGGTGGTCGTCACGGCCGCGCCGCTGTCCGTGACGGTCTACAAGGCGACCGACACGCTCCCCCGTCGCCGCAGCGCTCCCCCGGTCTACCTGAGCTCTCCGGAGCCGGGCGCCGCCGTCGGTGGACGGGCAGAGATCGCCGCGGCCGTCCCGGAGAACACCCCGGTCACGGTGACCTTCGGCTACCGCCCGGTCGGTACGACGGCCTGGCAGCGGCTCGGGTCGGACGACAACGCGCCGTACCGGGTGTTCCACGACGTGAGCGGTCTGCCGAAGGGGACGCTGCTCGAGTACCGCGCGGTACTGAAGGATGCTTCTGGCAACTATTCCGTCTCCGGGTCCTACGGGATCGTCGGCGACGCACCGCCGCCGAGTGGTGGCGGCGGTGGCGGCACCGGCCCGGTGGTGCAGCCGGAGAACGTGTCGGTCCCCGGCGACCACAACAGCGAGATGGGCTGCCCGGCGGACTGGTCGCCGGACTGTGGTCAGGCGCAGCTGACGCTGGACCCGAAGGACAAGGTCTGGAAGGGCACCTACCCGATCCCGGCCGGTGAGCACGCCTACAAGGCCGCGCTGAACAAGACCTGGGACACGAACTACGGGGCCGGTGGCGCGCTGAACGGCGCCAACATCTCCTACACCGCTCCGGCCACTCCGACGACCTTCTACTACGAGCACGGCCGGCACTTCGTCACCTCCAGTGCCGAGGGACCGATCATCACCGTGCCCGGGTCGTTCCAGTCGGAGCTCGGGTGTCCTGGAGACTGGGACCCGGCCTGTATGCGGCCGTGGCTGACCGATGAGAACGGCGACGGGACCTACACCTGGTCCACCACCGAACTGGGAGCGGGGAGTTATGAGGCGAAGGTCGCGCACAACCTGTCCTTCGACGAGAGCTATCCGGCGAACAACGTGCCGGTCACCGTTCCCGGTGACGGCCTGGTCGTCACGTTCTCGTACGTGCTCGCGACGCACGTGCTCACGGTGACGACGTCCAAGCCCGGCTCGCAGCCGGATCTCAAGCAGGCCAAGGCGTACTGGCTCGGCAAGGACCTGCTCGCGGTACCGGCGGTCGCGCATCCCGAGCGGTCGCGCTGGCGGCTGCACTGGTCGGCGACCGGTTCGCTCGCGGTGGACGCCGAGGACATCGGCGGTACGTCGGCCGGGTTGCGGGTGGATCCGAAGGGCATTCCCCCTCGCGTGCTGGCCAAGTTCCCGGCATTGGCGGGCTATGTGGCGCTGAGGCTGGACCACGGCGACGCCAGGAAGATCCTGACCGGGCAGCTCGGGCTGGCGCAGTACGACGATGCCGGGCGGTTGCTCGACGCCACCGGTGTGCAGATTCCGGGCGTCCTCGACGACCTGTACGGCGCGGCCGCGAACCGCTCGTACGGCGTGACCTGGCGGGGCGGGTCGCCCCGGTTCACGCTCTGGGCGCCGACCGCGCAGAACGTGACGCTGCTGCTCGGTTCGCAGCGGGTCCCGATGCAGCGCAACAACGACGGTTCCTGGTCGGCGGACGGCCGGCGGAGCTGGGAGAACGCGCTCTACCGGTTCGAGGTGAAGGTGTTCGCCCCGAGCACCGGGAAGGTGGAGACGAACGTCGTCACCGATCCGTACTCGCTGGCGCTCGCCACCGATTCGGCGTACTCGGTGGCGGTGAATCTCGAGGCCGCCGCCGGCAAGCCCGCGGTGTGGGCGAAGACGCCGTCACCCAAGCTGGCTCGGGCGGTCGACTCGACGATCTACGAGCTGCACGTGCGGGACTTCTCGATCAACGACAGCTCGGTACCGGCGGCGCACCGCGGCACCTACCTCGCCTTCGCCGACGAGGGCAACGGGACGAAGCACCTGCGATCGCTCGCGCAGGCGGGGCTGAACACGGTGCACCTGCTGCCGACGTTCGACATCGCCTCCATCCCCGAGACCGGTCAGCAGCAGCCCGCCTGTGAGCTCAGGTCGTTCCCGGCGGACTCGGAGCAGCAGCAGGCCTGCGTCTCCGCTGTCGCCGCGAAGGACGGGTTCAACTGGGGCTACGACCCGTACCACTGGCTCGCGCCGGAAGGGTCGTACGCGACAGCCAAGGACGGGCTGGCGCGGGTCGCCGAGTTCCGCACGATGGTCGGCGGGCTGCACAGGTCCGGGCTCCGGGTGGTGCTGGACCAGGTCTACAACCACACGCCCGCGGCCGGCCAGGCGCCGACGTCGGTGCTGGACAAGGTGGTGCCCGGCTACTACCAGCGGCTGAACAAGACCGGCGGCGTGGAGACGTCGACCTGTTGCAGCAACATCGCCACCGAGCACGCGATGGCCGAGAAGATCATGATCGACAGCACGGTCTCGTGGGCCCGGAACTACCGGGTCGACGGCTTCCGCTTCGACCTGATGGGTCATCACAGCAGGACGAACATGCTCAAGGTCCGCGCCGCGCTCGACCGGCTGACCCTGGCCAGGGACGGCGTGGACGGCAAGAAGGTCTACCTGTACGGCGAAGGCTGGAACTTCGGCGAGGTCGCCGGCAACGCCCTGTTCGTGCAGGCGACCCAGGGCAACCTGGGCGGCACCGGGATCGGCACCTTCTCCGACCGGATGCGGGACGCGGTGCGTGGTGGTGGACCGTTCGACGAGGACCCGCGCGTCCAGGGCTTCGGCTCCGGCGCCGCGAGCGACCCGAACGGTGCCCCGATCAACGGAACGCCCGCCGAGCAGGCGAAGCGGCTCGCGCACGACACCGACCTGGTCCAGCTGGGGCTGGCCGGCAACCTCCGGTCGTTCACCTTCAGATCGGCCGACGGCGGCGCCGTCGTCCGGGGTGACGGGGTGGACTACAACGGCTCCCCCGCCGGGTACGCCGATCAACCGGTCGAGGTGATCAGCTATGTCGATGCCCATGACAACGAGACGTTGTGGGACTCGCTGACCTACAAGCTGCCCGCGACGCTGCCGATGGCCGACCGGGTCCGGATGAACACGTTGTCGCTGGCGACCACCGCGCTGGCCCAGACCCCGTCGTTCTGGCACGCGGGCTCCGACCTGCTGCGCAGCAAGTCGCTGGACCGGAACTCCTACGACTCGGGCGACTGGTTCAACACCCTCGACTGGACGGGCGCCGACAACGGCTTCGGTCACGGTCTGCCACCCAAGGCCGACAACGAGGCGAAGTGGCCGTTCATGAAGCCGCTGCTGGCCAACCCGGCGCTCAAGCCGTCACAAGCCGACGTACGGACCGCCGGCGCCGCCGCGGCCGATCTCCTGAAGCTTCGTTTCTCGACACCGCTGTTCCGGCTGGGCACGGCAGACCTGATCAAGCAGAAGCTGTCCTACCCCCTCAGCGGCACTCCGGCAGCCAAGCCAGGCGTCGTCGTACTGCGAATCGACGACACCATCGGCCCGGACGTCGACCCGAAACTCAAGGGTCTGGTGGTGGTCCTCAACACCACCGACTCCCCCGCCACCCAGCAGATCCCCGGCCTGACCGGCGCCAACCTGTCCCTCTCACCCGTCCAGGCAGCCGGCTCGGATCCGGTGGTGAAACAGACCACCTGGACGGCAGCAACCGGTACTGCCACCGTCCCCGCCCGCACGGTGGCGGTACTGCTGCAGAACTGAGCTGTCAGGGGATGCGGACCAGGAGGGCTTCGGGGTCCACGGTCGCGGTGAGGATGCGGCCGGTGGAGATCTCGTCGCCGTCGAGCTGACGGCGGACGGCGGTGGCGGCCTTCACCTGAATGGTCTGGCCGGTGAAGCGCTCGATGTGCCGGCCTTCCTGCATCCGTTTGAGGACGAGGCTCAGGGCGAGGCGGGGCCAGTGGCTGACCCGGCGGGGGGCGAGGACGACCAGGTCGATCTTGCCGTCGTCGGGTTTCGCGTCCGGCAGCAACGGGATGTTCGCCTGCAGGGTGCCGACGTTGCCGATCACCACCGTCCGCGCGCGCCGGCGGACCGGTGCCGCGCCGTCGATGATGATCTCCACCCGGACGAACGGGTGGTTCAGGTTCTTCAGCGTCGAGACCACGTACGCCGCCCAGCCGACGTGCTTCTTCAGTCCGTCGGGGGCGTCGGCGATGATCGCGGCGTCCAGCCCGAAGCCGGCCATCACCACGAACCGGTCGGTGTCGAGTTCGTCGCCCTTGACCTCGACGCTGTCGATCCGCTGCTCCGTGCCGTCCAGCAACTCGTCGAGGGCGACCTCCAGATCCAGCGAGATGCCGAGGTTGCGGGCCAGCAGGTTGCCGGTACCGGCCGGCAGCACCG encodes:
- a CDS encoding SIR2 family NAD-dependent protein deacylase — protein: MTDLVRKAQQLAVLTGAGISTASGIPDFRGPQGVWTKNPAAQAMFDIDEYVASAAVRAEAWKFRLAGAAWDAEPNAGHRALVELERQGRLTGLITQNVDGLHQKAGSSPALVHELHGTVWFVDCLSCGRRIPMTEVTPRLAAGDEDPACEICGGILKSATVSFGQSLDQQVLDAATAATQQADLFLAIGTSLQVYPAAGLCDLALRAGVPLVILNAEPTPYDEEAAELINAPIEQVLPTLVT
- the pulA gene encoding pullulanase-type alpha-1,6-glucosidase — encoded protein: MAVVTLGLGTASAATADRAAQTLAGQAAAERVITVAGSLQSELGCPGDWDPGCAATSLGAAAPYTKVFEVPAGSYEFKVAVNGGWDENYGAGGVLNGPNIPLRLEGPARVRFSYDDTTHVVSMKPVVLAGPSVTPADRQFASPSLRQSLTKERFYFLMADRFANGNRANDAGGLTGDRLATGLDPADKGFYHGGDLAGVMQKLDYIKSLGTTSIWLTPSFKNRPVQGEGVNASSGYHGYWITDFTQIDPHLGTNAEMKQLITLAHRKGMKVFFDIITNHTADVIAYQSGQYGYVPKSTSPYKDAQGNVFDDKQYAAGTTFPPLDPRTSFPNVPVFKNPADAEVKVPAWLNDPTLYHNRGDSTFAGESSEYGDFIGLDDLFTEQPKVRDGLTDIYRTWAEFGIDGFRIDTVKHVNLEFWQKFSPAVLAAAKAKGTKDFFMFGEVADADPKFMSTYTTSGALQATLDFGFQQSAVSFAKGDATTKLRDLYAGDDYYTDADSNAYQLPTFLGNHDMGRVGTFLKQDGANGSELLARDKLAHSLMFLTRGQPVVYYGDEQGFTGPGGDKDARQDMFATKTPDYMDDEVVDGTGTTTIGSKDRFDTNAPMYKHIAALQKLRAQYPALADGTQVHRYASNAGGLYAFSRYGKDNTEYVVVANNATTAKSATVPTYMKNSRFKPIYGGSGQLKTDREGRVVVTAAPLSVTVYKATDTLPRRRSAPPVYLSSPEPGAAVGGRAEIAAAVPENTPVTVTFGYRPVGTTAWQRLGSDDNAPYRVFHDVSGLPKGTLLEYRAVLKDASGNYSVSGSYGIVGDAPPPSGGGGGGTGPVVQPENVSVPGDHNSEMGCPADWSPDCGQAQLTLDPKDKVWKGTYPIPAGEHAYKAALNKTWDTNYGAGGALNGANISYTAPATPTTFYYEHGRHFVTSSAEGPIITVPGSFQSELGCPGDWDPACMRPWLTDENGDGTYTWSTTELGAGSYEAKVAHNLSFDESYPANNVPVTVPGDGLVVTFSYVLATHVLTVTTSKPGSQPDLKQAKAYWLGKDLLAVPAVAHPERSRWRLHWSATGSLAVDAEDIGGTSAGLRVDPKGIPPRVLAKFPALAGYVALRLDHGDARKILTGQLGLAQYDDAGRLLDATGVQIPGVLDDLYGAAANRSYGVTWRGGSPRFTLWAPTAQNVTLLLGSQRVPMQRNNDGSWSADGRRSWENALYRFEVKVFAPSTGKVETNVVTDPYSLALATDSAYSVAVNLEAAAGKPAVWAKTPSPKLARAVDSTIYELHVRDFSINDSSVPAAHRGTYLAFADEGNGTKHLRSLAQAGLNTVHLLPTFDIASIPETGQQQPACELRSFPADSEQQQACVSAVAAKDGFNWGYDPYHWLAPEGSYATAKDGLARVAEFRTMVGGLHRSGLRVVLDQVYNHTPAAGQAPTSVLDKVVPGYYQRLNKTGGVETSTCCSNIATEHAMAEKIMIDSTVSWARNYRVDGFRFDLMGHHSRTNMLKVRAALDRLTLARDGVDGKKVYLYGEGWNFGEVAGNALFVQATQGNLGGTGIGTFSDRMRDAVRGGGPFDEDPRVQGFGSGAASDPNGAPINGTPAEQAKRLAHDTDLVQLGLAGNLRSFTFRSADGGAVVRGDGVDYNGSPAGYADQPVEVISYVDAHDNETLWDSLTYKLPATLPMADRVRMNTLSLATTALAQTPSFWHAGSDLLRSKSLDRNSYDSGDWFNTLDWTGADNGFGHGLPPKADNEAKWPFMKPLLANPALKPSQADVRTAGAAAADLLKLRFSTPLFRLGTADLIKQKLSYPLSGTPAAKPGVVVLRIDDTIGPDVDPKLKGLVVVLNTTDSPATQQIPGLTGANLSLSPVQAAGSDPVVKQTTWTAATGTATVPARTVAVLLQN
- a CDS encoding diacylglycerol/lipid kinase family protein, with protein sequence MISRAAVIMNPIKVPEDFRDTVDAALTKRGFTDTLWLETTEDDAGTTMAKRAIDETVELVMVAGGDGTVRVVCAEMARTGIPVAVLPAGTGNLLARNLGISLDLEVALDELLDGTEQRIDSVEVKGDELDTDRFVVMAGFGLDAAIIADAPDGLKKHVGWAAYVVSTLKNLNHPFVRVEIIIDGAAPVRRRARTVVIGNVGTLQANIPLLPDAKPDDGKIDLVVLAPRRVSHWPRLALSLVLKRMQEGRHIERFTGQTIQVKAATAVRRQLDGDEISTGRILTATVDPEALLVRIP